The Patagioenas fasciata isolate bPatFas1 chromosome 3, bPatFas1.hap1, whole genome shotgun sequence genome contains a region encoding:
- the KCNF1 gene encoding voltage-gated potassium channel regulatory subunit KCNF1 has product MAGDSRFPDVDTDGSEKNEETEIVVNVGGVRQVFYEDNLNQYPETRLAELINCLSGGYDSIFSLCDDYDPGKREFYFDRDPDAFKCIIDVYYFGEIHMKKGICPICFKNEMEFWKVDLKFLDDCCKTHLSEKKEELEEIARRVQLILDDLGVDASESRWKRCQKYIWKFLEKPESSYPARVIAVLSFLFILTSSIVMCVGTIPDLQVADAKGNRMEHPTLDSIETACIGWFTMEYVLRLISSPNKLHFALSFMNIVDVLAILPFYVSLTLTHLGAKLMELSNVQQAVQALRIMRIARIFKLARHSSGLQTLTYALKRSFKELGLLLMYLAVGIFVFSALGYTMEQSHPETLFKSIPQSFWWAIITMTTVGYGDIYPKTTLGKLNAAISFLCGVIAIALPIHPIINNFVRYYNKQRVLETAAKHELELMELNSAEGKAASSKSEQEDLARGGEEGPFYSSRLKVSHSDTFIHLLSEEKHYRTRLRSCK; this is encoded by the coding sequence ATGGCAGGTGACTCTCGGTTTCCAGATGTGGACACTGACggatcagaaaaaaatgaagaaacagagATTGTAGTTAATGTCGGTGGGGTAAGGCAGGTGTTCTACGAAGATAACCTGAATCAATACCCAGAAACACGGTTGGCAGAGCTGATCAACTGTTTGTCGGGGGGATATGATAGCATATTCTCCCTCTGTGATGACTATGATCCTGGAAAGAGAGAGTTTTACTTTGACAGAGATCCAGATGCTTTCAAATGCATTATTGACGTGTACTACTTTGGGGAAATTCATATGAAGAAAGGAATATGCCCCATATGTTTCAAGAATGAAATGGAATTTTGGAAAGTGGATCTGAAATTTTTGGATGACTGCTGCAAAACTCACCTaagtgaaaaaaaggaagaactggaagaaatAGCCCGAAGGGTGCAACTAATTCTGGATGATTTGGGAGTAGATGCCTCAGAAAGTCGCTGGAAAAGGTGCCAAAAATACATCTGGAAATTTCTGGAGAAGCCAGAGTCGTCCTACCCAGCTCGAGTGATCGCCGTTCTgtcctttctgtttattttgacCTCCTCCATCGTGATGTGTGTGGGGACCATCCCAGACCTGCAAGTTGCAGATGCAAAGGGGAACCGCATGGAACACCCGACCCTGGATAGCATCGAGACAGCCTGCATAGGCTGGTTTACCATGGAATACGTGCTGAGGCTGATTTCCTCTCCCAACAAACTCCACTTCGCCCTGTCTTTCATGAACATAGTCGATGTGCTAGCAATACTTCCTTTCTATGTCAGCCTGACCTTGACCCACTTGGGAGCCAAGCTCATGGAGCTGAGCAACGTCCAGCAGGCTGTCCAGGCGCTGCGCATCATGCGGATCGCCAGGATTTTCAAGCTTGCACGGCACTCCTCGGGGCTCCAGACTCTAACATATGCCCTGAAACGCAGCTTTAAGGAGCTCGGGCTGCTCCTCATGTACTTAGCTGTTGGAATCTTTGTCTTTTCTGCCCTGGGTTATACCATGGAGCAAAGTCACCCTGAAACTTTATTTAAAAGCATCCCTCAGTCATTTTGGTGGGCAATCATTACCATGACCACAGTTGGATATGGAGACATATACCCTAAAACAACACTAGGAAAGCTGAATGCTGCCATCAGTTTTCTTTGTGGGGTGATAGCGATTGCCCTTCCTATCCATCCCATCATTAACAACTTTGTCAGGTATTATAACAAACAGAGGGTTTTAGAAACAGCTGCCAAGCATGAATTGGAGCTGATGGAGCTAAACTCAGCCGAGGGGAAAGCCGCAAGCTCCAAAAGTGAACAAGAGGATCTTGCGAGGGGAGGCGAGGAGGGTCCTTTTTATAGCAGCCGGCTAAAAGTCTCCCACAGTGACACCTTTATTCATCTCCTGTCAGAAGAGAAACACTATAGGACCAGACTTCGAAGCTGCAAATAA